From the genome of Roseofilum reptotaenium CS-1145, one region includes:
- a CDS encoding FtsK/SpoIIIE domain-containing protein, with protein sequence MIEQITELLKKSSLSRFYHFQLIDEDFLELNSVRSISEVIKHAELINPPGLTGYLPHSFETHLQDNDFSLLNFLQSAGYQDLILEFSLQTHNPATEPTHWKPALDDLVERLNKSEHRKHHETNQALQLYRKYQNHYANNQLFTYNIKALGKNSTDTFAILQTLLELTTPNTTKHIPPILTFQPGDSRFQEHLQATETVQLVPTLDWEGWQTETGKQLAQKSIKETIQSGGILSSLDDGSLSFPAISSRPTFSQPQQPSLSSSNNANPNPNSSDLVLRKDSSLAKIFQPQLPKVEHLKPLQRLTTYEEIQGFLQFFTPPPSTTTTNSPTLSAEEIFKQYKHLITSDTYIIGLDDNGNPVTSSWAKIPHRLIAGLPGAGKSNFINWLLFQFLYINPKRKVYIADFGGVDFQFLKRLPLAVEIIDTPEDCQKLVETIHEQEYEQRLQLMQEYYVDNVKLLQEEGVEIDRTLWVIDEAADIADESMKLKNSIEKHLKQYARKGRKYGIQVLYCTQRPTTEVITKQVTDQCEEKVVFRVSADSSQRILYDTIAGEIPKNAPGRAWLDGSAGKMFVNVPKMDKPQGTKIPISETLWRYFESK encoded by the coding sequence ATGATTGAACAGATTACTGAGCTTCTGAAGAAAAGTAGCCTTAGCCGATTTTATCATTTCCAACTTATAGATGAAGACTTCTTGGAACTTAATTCCGTCCGTTCAATCAGTGAAGTCATTAAACATGCAGAATTAATCAATCCACCCGGATTAACGGGATACCTACCCCATAGTTTTGAAACCCATTTACAAGACAATGACTTTTCCTTACTCAACTTCCTACAAAGCGCCGGATATCAAGACTTAATCTTAGAATTTTCCCTACAAACCCATAACCCTGCAACTGAACCCACCCATTGGAAACCCGCACTCGACGACTTAGTAGAGCGCCTCAACAAAAGCGAACATCGCAAACACCATGAAACCAACCAAGCGCTCCAACTCTACAGAAAATATCAAAATCATTACGCCAACAATCAGCTTTTCACCTACAACATCAAAGCATTAGGAAAAAATTCCACTGATACCTTTGCCATTCTGCAAACCCTACTCGAACTCACCACTCCCAACACCACCAAACACATCCCCCCCATTCTCACCTTTCAACCCGGTGATTCCCGATTCCAAGAGCATTTACAAGCCACCGAAACCGTGCAACTTGTCCCCACTCTAGACTGGGAAGGTTGGCAAACAGAAACCGGTAAACAACTCGCTCAGAAATCCATCAAAGAAACCATTCAATCTGGTGGAATTCTCAGCAGCTTAGACGATGGTTCCCTAAGTTTTCCCGCAATTTCCTCCCGTCCCACTTTCTCTCAACCCCAACAACCCTCCCTCTCTTCCTCCAATAATGCCAACCCTAACCCCAATTCCAGCGATTTAGTCCTACGAAAAGACTCATCCCTGGCCAAAATCTTCCAACCCCAACTCCCCAAAGTCGAACACTTAAAACCCTTACAGCGACTCACCACCTACGAAGAAATCCAAGGCTTCTTGCAATTCTTCACTCCTCCCCCATCCACCACAACCACCAACTCACCCACCCTATCCGCAGAAGAAATTTTTAAGCAATACAAACACTTAATTACCTCAGACACCTACATCATCGGACTTGATGACAACGGTAACCCAGTCACCTCCAGTTGGGCCAAAATTCCCCATCGTCTCATCGCAGGTTTACCCGGTGCAGGAAAAAGCAACTTTATCAACTGGCTCCTCTTTCAATTTCTATATATCAACCCCAAGCGAAAAGTCTATATCGCTGACTTTGGCGGCGTTGATTTCCAATTTCTGAAGAGACTTCCCTTAGCGGTGGAAATTATCGATACTCCTGAAGATTGCCAAAAGCTAGTTGAAACCATTCATGAACAAGAATATGAACAACGTTTACAACTGATGCAGGAATATTATGTTGATAATGTCAAATTACTCCAGGAAGAAGGGGTAGAGATAGACCGTACTCTCTGGGTCATTGATGAAGCCGCAGATATTGCTGACGAATCCATGAAATTGAAAAACTCTATCGAAAAACACCTCAAACAATATGCTCGCAAAGGTCGAAAATATGGGATACAAGTCCTCTATTGCACCCAGCGGCCCACAACTGAAGTGATTACCAAACAAGTTACCGACCAATGTGAAGAAAAAGTCGTATTTAGAGTTTCCGCCGATTCTAGCCAACGCATTTTATATGATACCATTGCTGGAGAGATTCCCAAAAATGCTCCTGGTCGAGCTTGGTTAGATGGTTCTGCGGGTAAAATGTTTGTGAACGTCCCCAAAATGGACAAACCTCAAGGCACAAAAATTCCCATCTCAGAGACCCTCTGGCGCTATTTTGAATCTAAATAA